A section of the Streptomyces agglomeratus genome encodes:
- a CDS encoding transposase yields MLITESMGNLPRRSFTPEFKAEIVCRRGDRSVGQIAKDFDLIETAVRDWVKQAEVDTGEREGLTSSEREELTALRRRTAACEKTSTSSSGPRHSSRRRPADGEPVHRGGEAERPQR; encoded by the coding sequence ATGTTGATCACGGAGAGCATGGGGAATCTCCCTCGCCGTTCGTTCACACCGGAGTTCAAGGCCGAGATCGTGTGCCGGCGTGGTGACCGCTCGGTCGGTCAGATCGCCAAGGACTTCGATCTGATCGAGACCGCGGTGCGGGACTGGGTAAAGCAGGCCGAGGTCGACACGGGCGAGCGCGAGGGACTGACCAGCAGCGAACGTGAGGAGCTGACCGCGCTGCGGCGGAGAACCGCCGCCTGCGAGAAGACGTCGACATCCTCAAGCGGGCCACGGCATTCTTCGCGAAGGAGACCCGCTGACGGTGAACCCGTTCATCGAGGCGGAGAAGCAGAGCGGCCACAACGTC
- a CDS encoding HTTM domain-containing protein: MLRIGYGLLYLIFLLREYPHRDEMWGPGSPWTPELARQMFDQSGWASVLTLSDNPVYFEVCYTVALVTCALFVLGWRTRAVSVLFAVMVVSFHAKAIFMADGGDNLMVLMAVYLIFTACGRRWSLDARRTRLQASVGKMAGPHRGGLRYQLDSARTSVITVLHNCGMFVIAAQVCFLYGCAGLYKVQGLKWGDGTALHYILNIDLFRPWPELSQMIDGHHVLLAAVGYLTVLVQVAFPFVLFGRLKYPVLAMLLGMHVNIAVLMGLPLFSGAMIVADAVFLPDRFYRAVGRVGRRAVKRTSVTGAGASPGTAHAAVPSQPGPTGDWA, encoded by the coding sequence ATGCTGCGCATTGGGTACGGTCTGCTCTATCTCATCTTCCTGCTTCGCGAGTACCCACACCGCGACGAGATGTGGGGCCCCGGTTCACCGTGGACGCCCGAGCTAGCCAGGCAGATGTTCGATCAGAGTGGGTGGGCCAGCGTCCTCACCCTGTCCGACAACCCGGTGTACTTCGAGGTGTGCTACACCGTGGCTCTCGTCACTTGCGCGCTGTTCGTGCTGGGCTGGCGGACGCGGGCGGTGTCTGTGCTGTTCGCGGTCATGGTCGTGTCGTTCCACGCCAAGGCGATTTTTATGGCGGACGGCGGGGACAATCTCATGGTCCTCATGGCCGTCTACCTCATCTTCACCGCGTGCGGCCGGCGCTGGTCCCTTGACGCCCGCAGGACCCGGCTCCAGGCCTCAGTGGGCAAGATGGCAGGCCCACACCGCGGCGGCCTCCGATACCAACTCGACAGCGCCCGCACCAGCGTGATCACTGTGCTGCACAACTGCGGCATGTTCGTCATCGCAGCCCAGGTCTGTTTCCTCTACGGATGCGCAGGCCTGTACAAGGTGCAGGGCCTCAAGTGGGGCGACGGCACAGCCCTCCACTACATCCTGAACATCGACCTGTTCCGGCCATGGCCTGAGTTGTCGCAGATGATCGACGGTCATCACGTGCTGCTTGCCGCCGTCGGCTATCTGACGGTGCTGGTTCAGGTCGCCTTTCCGTTCGTCCTGTTCGGCAGGCTCAAATACCCGGTCCTAGCCATGCTGCTGGGCATGCACGTGAACATCGCGGTGCTCATGGGACTGCCGCTCTTCAGTGGCGCCATGATTGTCGCTGATGCCGTGTTCCTGCCCGACCGCTTCTACCGCGCCGTGGGACGGGTGGGACGGCGCGCCGTCAAGCGCACCAGTGTCACGGGAGCGGGAGCCTCGCCAGGGACAGCGCACGCTGCAGTACCGTCCCAGCCCGGTCCGACTGGCGACTGGGCTTGA
- a CDS encoding DUF5819 family protein: MLGNAESTKMKESQRTELELAAKDGGGGARRTRGISGPPCLLTAVTGAAVALCLAATLVHVLLVFLYVAPPNAISKMYSQQTNAWVRPVFEQNWRLFAPNPQSVNRHISARVRHTAPDGTTQVSDWVSLSAKDNSAVKHNVFPSHTAQNILRQAWNAYLKTHGSDDRPRTERALMIQKYLRNIAADRVTAQRGGTFDSIQLRVITLPIAAPREAGGPPAATAPVRGQTRYLPWWKVATRGTD, from the coding sequence GTGCTGGGCAACGCTGAGTCGACGAAGATGAAGGAATCGCAACGGACCGAGCTCGAGCTGGCCGCGAAGGACGGGGGCGGAGGGGCCCGCAGAACTCGTGGCATTTCAGGGCCACCATGCCTGCTGACCGCGGTGACGGGAGCCGCGGTGGCCCTGTGTCTGGCAGCGACCCTGGTTCATGTGCTTCTGGTATTTCTGTACGTGGCGCCCCCGAACGCCATCTCGAAAATGTACAGCCAACAGACCAACGCGTGGGTCCGGCCAGTCTTCGAGCAAAACTGGCGGCTCTTCGCCCCTAATCCGCAGTCAGTTAACCGGCACATCTCGGCGAGGGTCAGGCACACAGCACCGGACGGCACCACACAGGTGAGCGACTGGGTCAGCCTGAGTGCCAAAGACAATTCTGCCGTCAAGCACAACGTCTTCCCCAGCCATACAGCACAGAATATCTTGCGCCAAGCTTGGAATGCTTACCTCAAAACGCACGGCAGTGACGACCGGCCGCGCACGGAGCGAGCTTTGATGATTCAGAAGTATCTGCGCAACATCGCAGCGGACCGCGTCACCGCCCAACGTGGCGGCACCTTCGACTCGATCCAGCTACGGGTGATCACCCTGCCTATCGCGGCGCCCCGCGAAGCGGGCGGACCCCCCGCCGCAACGGCACCTGTGCGAGGCCAAACTCGGTATCTGCCCTGGTGGAAGGTGGCCACGCGTGGAACGGACTGA
- a CDS encoding pentapeptide repeat-containing protein, which yields MLRRAMLRRVTLRRVTLRRVTLRRVTLRRAMLRRAMLRRAMLRRAMLRRVTLRRVTLRRVTLRRVTLRRVTLRRAMLRRVTLRRVTLRRAMLRRAMLRRVTLRRVTLRRVTLRRAMPRRAMPRRAMPRRADTETATATRSPGSRGLATTTSGGRTTTTTSGEERPPRQVGEERPPRQVAVQAGLRQLSEFLPCGSLGAVSRA from the coding sequence ATGCTGCGACGGGCGATGCTGCGACGGGTGACGCTGCGACGGGTGACGCTGCGACGGGTGACGCTGCGACGGGTGACGCTGCGACGGGCGATGCTGCGACGGGCGATGCTGCGACGGGCGATGCTGCGACGGGCGATGCTGCGACGGGTGACGCTGCGACGGGTGACGCTGCGACGGGTGACGCTGCGACGGGTGACGCTGCGACGGGTGACGCTGCGACGGGCGATGCTGCGACGGGTGACGCTGCGACGGGTGACGCTGCGACGGGCGATGCTGCGACGGGCGATGCTGCGACGGGTGACGCTGCGACGGGTGACGCTGCGACGGGTGACGCTGCGACGGGCGATGCCGCGACGGGCGATGCCGCGACGGGCGATGCCGCGACGGGCGGACACGGAGACTGCGACTGCGACGAGAAGCCCGGGAAGCCGGGGACTGGCCACCACGACAAGTGGGGGAAGAACGACCACCACGACAAGTGGGGAAGAACGACCACCACGACAAGTGGGGGAAGAACGACCACCACGACAAGTGGCAGTCCAAGCCGGCCTTCGCCAGCTGAGTGAATTTCTCCCTTGCGGTTCGCTGGGAGCAGTGAGTCGCGCATAG